The DNA region CGCCCTTCGCCCTAGGGAGGGCAGCGCTGTGGTGATCCGGATGGAGACGTTGGAGAAGCTCGTCGGGCCACGTACACCCGCCGAGCAGATGGCTCAGGACCGCTTACGCTATCTACTTCCCACGGTCCTTCTGGGGTTGGCGGCGTTCTGCTTGCTGGTATCCATCTTTGTGCCCTACTGGCGTATGAAGCTACTGGCCCCGCAATACCCTCGCGGGCTGCAGGTGCAGGTCTACGTCAACCGGCTAGCGGGGGACGTGCGGGAGATTGACGGGCTGAACCACTACATCGGGATGCGCCCTCTGAGCGAGGCTGCCCAATTGGAGCGCTCGTTGAGCATCTTCGTCATTGCCGTGCTCTCGCTGCTGGTGATCGCGGCCATCTATGTGCACAACCAGTGGGCAGCCCTGTTGTCGTTGCCGGCCTTGCTCTTCCCGGTCATCTTCCTAGGGGACCTTTACTTCTGGCTGTGGAACTTCGGGCAAAACCTGGACCCGAAAGCACCGCTGAGCAGCGCTATCAAGCCCTTCGTGCCGCCGGTATTGGGCGAGGGGGTGGTTGGCCAGTTTCGGACGATCGCCGCGGTAGATCGAGGGTTTTATCTAGCCCTCTTGGCCTCTGCACTCATCCTGCTCGGCCTGTATTTCCACCGGCGCGCGTATAAGCCGCTGGTGGATGCGGAGCGCCGGCGTCC from Anaerolineae bacterium includes:
- a CDS encoding cytochrome C; protein product: MVIRMETLEKLVGPRTPAEQMAQDRLRYLLPTVLLGLAAFCLLVSIFVPYWRMKLLAPQYPRGLQVQVYVNRLAGDVREIDGLNHYIGMRPLSEAAQLERSLSIFVIAVLSLLVIAAIYVHNQWAALLSLPALLFPVIFLGDLYFWLWNFGQNLDPKAPLSSAIKPFVPPVLGEGVVGQFRTIAAVDRGFYLALLASALILLGLYFHRRAYKPLVDAERRRPAEG